The Streptomyces sp. NBC_00344 genome includes a window with the following:
- a CDS encoding oxidoreductase, with protein MSSTLPGGSLTLADDLTVHRMGYGAMQLAGPNVFGPPKDRDQAVAVLREAVGLGITHIDTSDFYGPAVVNEIIKEALHPYPADLHIVTKVGARRSDDGGWFPSLEPAELTSQVHANLQHLGLDTLDVVNLRVPIEGTGQESLAEQFGTLAELRKDGLIRHLGLSGVSLTQLAEARTIAPVVTVQNLYNLANRQDDDLVERCAAENIAFAAFFPLGGFTPLQSETLTGVATRLGASPQQVALAWLLQRTRTTVLIPGTSSLSHLRENIAAASLELPAEAVAELDGIGR; from the coding sequence ATGTCCAGCACCCTCCCCGGCGGCAGCCTCACGCTCGCCGACGACCTCACCGTCCACCGCATGGGATACGGAGCCATGCAACTGGCAGGACCCAATGTCTTCGGGCCGCCCAAGGACCGCGACCAGGCCGTCGCGGTGCTTCGGGAGGCCGTCGGCCTGGGTATCACGCACATCGACACCAGCGACTTCTACGGCCCAGCCGTCGTGAACGAGATCATCAAGGAAGCGTTGCATCCCTATCCCGCAGACCTGCACATCGTCACCAAGGTCGGTGCGCGCCGCAGTGATGACGGCGGCTGGTTCCCCTCGCTGGAGCCCGCGGAGCTCACGTCACAGGTCCATGCGAACCTCCAGCACCTGGGACTCGACACCCTCGACGTCGTCAACCTGCGCGTCCCCATCGAGGGCACCGGGCAGGAGTCCTTGGCAGAGCAGTTCGGCACCCTGGCGGAGCTGCGGAAGGACGGCCTCATCCGCCACCTCGGCCTGAGCGGCGTCTCCCTGACACAGCTGGCCGAGGCCCGGACCATCGCACCCGTCGTCACCGTGCAGAATCTGTACAACCTGGCGAACCGGCAGGACGACGACCTCGTCGAACGCTGCGCGGCCGAGAACATCGCGTTCGCCGCGTTCTTTCCGCTCGGCGGCTTCACCCCCCTGCAGTCCGAGACGCTGACCGGCGTCGCCACCCGTCTCGGAGCCTCGCCACAGCAAGTCGCCCTGGCCTGGCTGCTCCAGCGGACCAGGACGACCGTCCTCATCCCCGGGACCTCCTCGCTGTCCCATCTGCGTGAGAACATCGCAGCAGCATCCCTGGAACTCCCCGCGGAGGCGGTCGCGGAACTCGACGGCATCGGGCGATAG
- a CDS encoding HAD domain-containing protein, translating into MTDPGPPLLFLDVDGPLIPFGATWEERPGGYPTYRTGVEPGDSNPLLVRINPAHGPRLAGLPCRLVWATTWMDEANSCVAPRLGLPELPVVIWPEPTCTDGRAEWHGLHWKTRTLLDWAAGRPFVWVDDEITERDRDWVSARYRGQALLHRVDPRRGLVDADFAAIEAWLRTIRPAPEGS; encoded by the coding sequence GTGACCGACCCCGGGCCTCCTCTGCTTTTTCTCGATGTCGACGGGCCGCTCATCCCGTTCGGGGCGACGTGGGAGGAGCGCCCGGGTGGGTACCCGACATACCGGACGGGCGTCGAACCGGGTGACTCGAATCCTCTTCTGGTGAGGATCAATCCCGCGCACGGGCCCCGGCTGGCCGGGCTCCCGTGCCGGCTGGTGTGGGCCACGACCTGGATGGACGAGGCGAACAGCTGCGTGGCGCCACGGCTGGGCCTGCCCGAGCTGCCGGTGGTGATCTGGCCCGAGCCGACCTGTACCGATGGCCGGGCGGAGTGGCACGGTCTGCACTGGAAGACCCGCACCCTCCTCGACTGGGCGGCCGGCCGGCCTTTCGTCTGGGTCGACGACGAGATCACGGAGAGGGACCGGGACTGGGTGTCCGCTCGATACCGGGGGCAGGCCCTGCTGCACCGGGTCGACCCCCGAAGGGGTCTTGTCGACGCCGACTTCGCAGCCATCGAAGCATGGCTCCGCACGATCCGCCCGGCACCCGAGGGCAGCTGA